The nucleotide window TTTTCAGCACGATTTTTAACCATTTTTTCATGATTAATAGGATCTGTTGAAACAGCACCATAAATATCCGTTTTTTCTAATCCACCAATTCTATGACGCAAGCCTTCTGTGCCTGGTATTGCCCATTCGCGAGCAAGAGTTTTTTCATCACGTCTATAAGGATTAAATCTAGGATCTGTATCTTTTCTTGGAGCCGCTTTGCGTGGCTTTATAGTAGCCATTTCTGACATTTTTGGAACTTCCATTATTTCAGTACCATTAGCAATAAAGCCATCAGTAAGGCAAACTGCAGGAGTCATGTGTTCCAAAGAATATTTTGCTGCTTCGTAAGCTGTATAAAAACAATCTGCTGGAGATGAAGCTGCAAAAACTATCATTGGAGCTTCTCCATTGCGTCCATATAGTGCTTGCAATAAATCTGCTTGTTCACTCTTTGTTGGAAGTCCTGTAGAAGGACCGCCACGCTGTACGTTTACAACAACAAGAGGCAATTCAGTCATTACTGCTAATCCCATAGCTTCAGATTTTAATGAAAAGCCAGGACCTGAGGTTGTTGTACAAGCTAAAGAACCTGCAAAGCTTGCTCCTATAGCTGAGCAAATACCAGCAATTTCATCTTCTGCTTGAAAAGTTTTAACGCCTAATTCTCTGTGCTTAGCTAATTCTATCAAAATGTCTGTAGCAGGAGTAATAGGATACGAGCCTAAAAATAATTGCAATCCTGATTTTTCAGCAGCAGCCATCAATCCCCAAGCTGTAGCTTCATTACCTTGAATGCTACGATATTTTCCTTTTTTTAGCTTGGTTGGTGGCACTACAAAACTAGGAATAGCTTCTATTGTTTCAGCAAAATTATATCCTGCATTTATAACAACCTCATTTATTTTTATTAATTCCGGTTTCTTTTTAAAGCGTTTGTTTAAATAGTCATCAGTAGCTTTCAAATCAAGGTCAAACATATTGAATATCATACCCAATACAAACATATTTTTAGTTCTTTCTGCTGTTTTTGTATCAACATTCATCGAACTAAGGCTTTCTTTTGCTAAAGATGTAATTGGAGCATGAACAACATTATAGGATTTCAAAGAATCATCAAATAATGGATTTGAAGTATAACCCAATTTTTCCAATACTTTTTCATCATAGCTATCCGAGTCTGTGATTATTGTTCCGCCAATTTTCACATTCGCCAAATTCGACTTCATTGATGCTGGATTGAAAGCAACAAGCACATCGCATTGGTCACCAGGAGTTAATATTTTTTTTGATCCAAAATGCACTTGGAAACCCGAAACACCTGCAACTGTATTGCGAGGAGCACGAATTTCAGCTGGATAATCTGGAAATGTAGAAATATCTTTCCCAGATAAAGCAATTGTTTCTGAAAAGATTGTACCTACAAGTTGCATTCCATCGCCAGAATCCCCGACAAATTTAACTACAACATTGTCTTTGGTAATCTTTTTTCTATTATTTTCACCCATAATCTTTATATTTTTATTAATTATGTATTTTTATCACTTATGCAAAGGTATGTTGATTTTCTGTTAATATTAAAAAATTTTTCATAAAAATGTCAACAATAGTATTGATTTTTTATTTTTTTACAAAAAAACAATCTAGGTAAGATAAATAAAAAAAACATTAATTACAAATTAATTATTGAAGCATCCCGAAAAGCTTACAAACTATAAATAAAAACATTAAATATTTCTTACGAAAGAATAATTTATAATATCTGTTTATCTTTGCATGTAAAATTAATAAATGAAAATTTCTGCATCACTATATAGCTCAAACAATTCCAACCTGCATAGTTTGGTGCGAGAATTAGACGCATATCAATCTGATTGGTTTCATATAGATTGCAATGACGACGTGTCTGTTTTTGAGGATATAAAAAAAATACGCGAATTTTCAAACACGCCAATTGACTTACACATTATAAGCTCTGATCCTTCAAAATATTATGATTTAATCATAGAAACAGGCGTTGAATTTGTTACAATACAATATGAACCTATAAAAAAATGGCAGCCTCTGCCAAGCTCTTTTAAAGGAGAGTTCGGTATAGCCATAACTACAGGAACCGACATATCCGTCTTTAAGCAATTCTCCGAAACGGCTTCTTTCGTTTTATTTATGGCAACAACACCCGGTAAAAGCGGGGAATCGTTTCAAGACTATAATTTTAGAAAAATCCGAAGCTTTAAAAACTTATTCCCAGATAAAAAAATCCATGTTGACGGCGGGATAAATGCTGAACTCTCATTCATCCTTAGAAATATGGGCGTTTATGCTATTGTTGTTGGCTCTTACTTGTTAAAGCAAGAATTTATTGGTTCAGCCATGATGAAATTAAGAGGCGAAACTGAAAGCGAATATCATGTCTGCGACTTCATGTTGAGCAGAGACGAAAGTCCAGCCATTATCAATACAGAATATTCATTCAAATCATTGTTGCAAATAATTGACAATTATAAACTCGGATTTACTAATATTATAGACAACAACGACAATCTGCTAGGCATAGCTTCTATGGCAGATATAAGAAAGGCTCTGCTAAAAAATTGGGATAATAGGCATGACCTTTCATTGGAAAACATTATTAATCCAAATCCTATTACAGTCCTAGATTCTGATACTGTAAAAAATATGTTAAAGAAAATTAAAAGCCTTTCTTTTCCTGTTCTTTTTCTGCCTGTTGTTGATAGCAATGGAAAACTTGTTGGAACAGTGAAATTTAATAATTTAATAAAAGGAGAACTATGATAATTCAACTCAAAAAAAACGTATCACAAAACCAAATTGCTGAAATAGCAAAAAATTATGAAGGAATAGAGGTAAAATACGATTCCAAAACTTTTATTGTAACATCATATAAGACAAAAGAAATTGAAGAAAAATTTGAAAAAGATATAGAAAAAACATGGGTAATGGACTCTGATTTTCAATTATCCTCAAAAAAATTCATCCCAAATACTAGAAAAATAAAAATTGGCGATTTTGTTACAGGAAGCGACAAAACTCTTTTAACAATTGGTCCTTGTAGCGTAGAATCAGAGGAAATGATAGAGCAAACAGCGCAATTAATCGTTAAAAATGGCTTATCAAGCATAAGAGCTGGAGCTTTTAAGCCCAGAACATCGCCTTATAGCTTCCAAGGACTTGGAGAAAAGGGATTAAAATTATTAGCGAAAGTTAGAGAAAAATATGGTTTAAAAGTAATCACAGAAGTAAGAGACAGCACCCATGTTGATATGGTTATTGACTACGCAGACGTTGTGCAAGTAGGAGCAAAATCAATGTACGACCATGGAATATTGCGGGCTTGCGGTCGCTCTACAAAACCAATATTAATCAAACGTGGCTTTGGAACTACATTGCAAGAATTAACGCAAGCAGCAGAATTTGTATTATCAGGCGGAAACCCAAATGTTATAATTTGCGAAAGAGGCATAAGAACTTTTGAAACAAAATCTAGATTTACTCTTGATTTGTGCGGTGTCGCTTATTTAAAGGAATTTTCTAATCTGCCTATAATTCTTGACCCAAGCCATGCAATGGGATATGCTTATGGAATACCTGATTTGGCAAGAGCATGTATGGCTATGAATGTTGACGGGCTGCTTATAGAAGTTCACCCAAATCCAGCAGTAGCAAAATCAGATGCTTCGCAACAATTAGACCACGCTTCTTTTCAAAACCTTTTAAAAACTCTAAAACCAATTGCCAAAGCTGTTGGAAAAGAAATTGTTTAAAAAAACTATCTGTCAAAGTTATCTAAAAACAGCATAATCATTAGTTTTTATGAAAATATTTATTCAAAATATCAAAAAAATAATGGCTGAAAAAGATTTGAGCATTGAGCAAATTGCAGCCTTATGCAAGCTTGATGTTATTACTTTTCAATCTTTTTTATCAGAAACAAAATATCCAAAACCGTCGGAACTAGTCAATATAGCTGCAAATCTAAAAATTTCATTTGAGAAATTATTACTGAACAGCTGCAATATTCCAGAAAATTTTAATTGCAAACTATTAGCATTAGACATAGACGGAGTGATGACCGACGCTGGAATGTACGTAACATCGGATCAAAAAGAATTTAAAAAGTTTAATGCTCATGATGGCATTGCTGTTCGCGAAACTTTGAAAAAAAACATAGAAGTCAGATTTATAAGCAATGGGCTGATGGAAGATTTAATCAAGTACAGAGCCGAAATGATTGGTGTAAAAAACCTCTATGTTGGCAATGAAAAAAAACTGCCTGTTCTTGAAAAATGGTGCAGCGAAATGAATATAAGTTTACAGCAAGTTGCTTATATCGGAGATGACATCAATGATTTAGAAGTAATTCGCAAAGTTGGACTAAGTGCTTGTCCTGCCAATGCAATGCCAGCTGTAAAAGCCGAAGTAAATATTATTCTTAATAAAAATGGAGGCGAAGGCTGCGTACGCGAGTTTGTTGAAATTATGAATTGGATGTAAGTTTCTGTTTTATTAAAAAAACATTAAATATCGCTTATATTCAAACATATAGTATAAAAATTATATTTTGTTTTTTATCATAATTTCTTACCTTTGCAAAAAAATTAAAAATGGAATCGAATTTAGCACTATTCTCGGGTCAAGCCACAAGACCACTTGCGGAAAAAATTGCTAAAAGCTATGGAACAGAACTCGGCAATATCGAATTCACTCGCTTTGCTGATGGAGAGTTTCAAGTTTCTTTCGAACAAACTTTACGTGGTGCGGAACTGTTTTTAATTCAATCTACTATGCCGCCTACAGAAAATCTTTTTGAACTTTTACTAATGATTGATGCGGCAAAAAGAGCTTCTGCACACCATATAAACGCTGTAATTCCTTATTTTGGATTTGCTCGTCAAGACAGAAAAGACAAGCCCAGAGTAGCTATTGGAGCAAAAATGATTGCCAATATTTTAATGGCGGCAGGCGTTGACAGAATTATAACAATAGACTTGCATGCAGACCAAATACAAGGTTTTTTCGATGTTCCTGTTGACCATCTTTTCGCATCTTCCATTTTTATTCCTTACCTACAAGAACTAAACATTAGCAACAACATAATAATGGCTTCGCCTGACACCGGAGGAACTAAACGTGCGAATTCTTATTCAAAATACTTAGATTGCGACATGGCAATTTGTTATAAGCAGCGTTCAAAACCAAATCAAATAAGTGATATGGTGTTAATCGGCGATGTAAAAAACAAAGATGTTATTTTACTTGATGATATTGTGGATACAGCCGGCACTTTATGCAAATCTGCACAAATAATGATGGATTCAGGAGCAAAAAGTGTCCGTGCGATGTGTACTCACGGTATTTTTAGCGGAGACGCTTATGATAGAATTGACAAATCTGCTCTTACAGAGCTAATTGTAACGGATACAATTGTTAAAGAACATCGTTCTAAAAAAATAAAAGTTTTGTCTGTTGCAGATTTACTATCAGACGTTATTAAAAGAAACCTAACTTGTGAGTCTATTAGCACTCACTTTAATTTAAATACATTAATCTAAAAAAAACAAAAAAATGAGAACAGTATCTATGAGCGGTTCCCTTAGAGGGAGCGTAGGGAAAAAAGATGCAAAGCGTCTTCGTCAAGAAGGACTCGTGCCTTGTGTGCTTTATGGCGGTAAAGAACAAATCCATTTCTTTACTCAAGAAAAACAATTTAAAGATATTATTTACACTCCAAAAGCATGTTTTGTAAACATTAACATTGATGGACAAAAACACATGGCGATATTGCAAGATGTTCAATATCACCCTGTTTCTGACAGTATTCTTCATGTTGATTTCTTTGAATTTTCAGATGATAAACCGATAAACTTTACGGTTCCTATTGAAATAAAAGGCACCTCTCCTGGAGTTTTAAAAGGCGGAAGATTACAACAAAAATTTCGTAAGCTTATGTTAAATGCTTTACCAAATAATTTACCAGAAAAAATCGTTGTAGATATTTCCAATTTGGATATTGGTGATGCTATCAGGGTTAAAAACATTAAGAGCGACGATTATAAAATTCTTCTTCCAGAAAACAATGTTTTAGTTGCTGTAAGCCAAGCACGTACTGTTATTGAAGAAACTACTGAAGAAGAAGGTGGAGAAGGTGGAGAAGAAGCTGCTAAGCCAGCTGAGGAAACTCCAAACAAATAAAATTTTATATTTTAACAAAAAAGGCGAAGAATTCTTCGCCTTTTTTATTTTATATCATTGCCGCCTTACTTTATTATTAAAAAATATGGTAAACGCATTTGCATTCCCGACACGTTGGTTGCTTGTTTCCAAGAATTATACATTTGTGTAAATTCTCCGAACTCTGCATTTATCAAATCTTCCTCACTAATTTTTGTTTCAATTTCTAAATCCTCCAACAATGTTGCAAAGAAATCTCTCTTATAAGGCATTTCTCTAATTGAAAACTCTGTAATTCCTGCTTCTTTTGCAGCAAAATCTATTGCTTTGCTAATGCCACCAAGCTCATCAACTAATCCTAGCTTTAAAGCATCAGAGCCACACCAAATACGTCCCTGCCCAATACTATCAACCTGTTCTACACTCATTTTTCTACCTTCTGCCACATGTTTAATAAACGTAGAATAAATATCTTCAATCATAAATTGAATAGTAGATCTATTATAATCGCTCAATGGTTTTGACGTGCTTATAAAATCTGAGTTTTTATTTGTTTTAACCTCATCAAATGAAATTCCTAGTTTTTTATTAAAAAGTTTTTCCATATTTGGAACAACGCCAAAAACGCCAATACTTCCTGTAATTGTGGTTGGCTCAGCATAAATTTTTCTTGCTGCACAGCTAATGTAATATCCACCTGAAGCAGCATAATCGCCCATAGAAACAACAACAGGTTTTTGAGCATTTGCCTGCTTTACTTCTCGCCAAATCATATCTGATGCAAGAGCATCGCCGCCAGGACTATTTACGCGCAAAACTATTGCTTTTACATCGGGGTCAGCAGCAGCATCTCTAATTGTTTTAGCTGTGTGTTTACCACTAATTACACCATACTTTTCCTTTCCATTTACAATATCCCCAAAAGCGTAAATTACCGCAATAGAATTTTTATTTGCACTAAATAATTTTGGCTTAATGGTGTTAAAATAAGCATTTATCGATAAATATGGAGTTTTTCCTGTTAAAACACTTTTAGACAAAATTATTGTTTCTAGCTCATCTCTATAAATCAAGCTGTCAACAATACCATGAGCCAATGCTCC belongs to Bacteroidales bacterium and includes:
- the sppA gene encoding signal peptide peptidase SppA, producing MKEFFKTMLASMTGCLLSIVLLFVIILVFSSVMFSGMKTKQVEVKNNSVILIELKNAITERTSENPFDNMNFGSMSSDKAIGLNNILRTIKYAASDEKISGILLDLSDVNAGYATVKAIRNQIETFKASGKFVYAYGDNLSQKAYYLATVADKIYLNPEGSIELKGIYMQTMFFKKALEKLDIDMQIIRHGKFKSAVEPFILEKMSPENKLQMQMLANGIWEEVKGEVALSRNLDTAIVTTIADSLFAFYAEGALAHGIVDSLIYRDELETIILSKSVLTGKTPYLSINAYFNTIKPKLFSANKNSIAVIYAFGDIVNGKEKYGVISGKHTAKTIRDAAADPDVKAIVLRVNSPGGDALASDMIWREVKQANAQKPVVVSMGDYAASGGYYISCAARKIYAEPTTITGSIGVFGVVPNMEKLFNKKLGISFDEVKTNKNSDFISTSKPLSDYNRSTIQFMIEDIYSTFIKHVAEGRKMSVEQVDSIGQGRIWCGSDALKLGLVDELGGISKAIDFAAKEAGITEFSIREMPYKRDFFATLLEDLEIETKISEEDLINAEFGEFTQMYNSWKQATNVSGMQMRLPYFLIIK
- a CDS encoding ribose-phosphate pyrophosphokinase: MESNLALFSGQATRPLAEKIAKSYGTELGNIEFTRFADGEFQVSFEQTLRGAELFLIQSTMPPTENLFELLLMIDAAKRASAHHINAVIPYFGFARQDRKDKPRVAIGAKMIANILMAAGVDRIITIDLHADQIQGFFDVPVDHLFASSIFIPYLQELNISNNIIMASPDTGGTKRANSYSKYLDCDMAICYKQRSKPNQISDMVLIGDVKNKDVILLDDIVDTAGTLCKSAQIMMDSGAKSVRAMCTHGIFSGDAYDRIDKSALTELIVTDTIVKEHRSKKIKVLSVADLLSDVIKRNLTCESISTHFNLNTLI
- the aroF gene encoding 3-deoxy-7-phosphoheptulonate synthase, producing the protein MIIQLKKNVSQNQIAEIAKNYEGIEVKYDSKTFIVTSYKTKEIEEKFEKDIEKTWVMDSDFQLSSKKFIPNTRKIKIGDFVTGSDKTLLTIGPCSVESEEMIEQTAQLIVKNGLSSIRAGAFKPRTSPYSFQGLGEKGLKLLAKVREKYGLKVITEVRDSTHVDMVIDYADVVQVGAKSMYDHGILRACGRSTKPILIKRGFGTTLQELTQAAEFVLSGGNPNVIICERGIRTFETKSRFTLDLCGVAYLKEFSNLPIILDPSHAMGYAYGIPDLARACMAMNVDGLLIEVHPNPAVAKSDASQQLDHASFQNLLKTLKPIAKAVGKEIV
- a CDS encoding HAD-IIIA family hydrolase; translated protein: MKIFIQNIKKIMAEKDLSIEQIAALCKLDVITFQSFLSETKYPKPSELVNIAANLKISFEKLLLNSCNIPENFNCKLLALDIDGVMTDAGMYVTSDQKEFKKFNAHDGIAVRETLKKNIEVRFISNGLMEDLIKYRAEMIGVKNLYVGNEKKLPVLEKWCSEMNISLQQVAYIGDDINDLEVIRKVGLSACPANAMPAVKAEVNIILNKNGGEGCVREFVEIMNWM
- a CDS encoding 2-oxoacid:acceptor oxidoreductase subunit alpha, coding for MGENNRKKITKDNVVVKFVGDSGDGMQLVGTIFSETIALSGKDISTFPDYPAEIRAPRNTVAGVSGFQVHFGSKKILTPGDQCDVLVAFNPASMKSNLANVKIGGTIITDSDSYDEKVLEKLGYTSNPLFDDSLKSYNVVHAPITSLAKESLSSMNVDTKTAERTKNMFVLGMIFNMFDLDLKATDDYLNKRFKKKPELIKINEVVINAGYNFAETIEAIPSFVVPPTKLKKGKYRSIQGNEATAWGLMAAAEKSGLQLFLGSYPITPATDILIELAKHRELGVKTFQAEDEIAGICSAIGASFAGSLACTTTSGPGFSLKSEAMGLAVMTELPLVVVNVQRGGPSTGLPTKSEQADLLQALYGRNGEAPMIVFAASSPADCFYTAYEAAKYSLEHMTPAVCLTDGFIANGTEIMEVPKMSEMATIKPRKAAPRKDTDPRFNPYRRDEKTLAREWAIPGTEGLRHRIGGLEKTDIYGAVSTDPINHEKMVKNRAEKVKRVADYLPLQEFSGQKNADLLVVSWGGTKGQVEGAVCDANELGMNIAHAHFRYINPLPKNTKELLSSFKKILVCELNSGQFAAYLRMNFPEIEYLQYNKVQGRPFTEAELIENFKKILNV
- a CDS encoding 50S ribosomal protein L25/general stress protein Ctc; the encoded protein is MRTVSMSGSLRGSVGKKDAKRLRQEGLVPCVLYGGKEQIHFFTQEKQFKDIIYTPKACFVNINIDGQKHMAILQDVQYHPVSDSILHVDFFEFSDDKPINFTVPIEIKGTSPGVLKGGRLQQKFRKLMLNALPNNLPEKIVVDISNLDIGDAIRVKNIKSDDYKILLPENNVLVAVSQARTVIEETTEEEGGEGGEEAAKPAEETPNK
- a CDS encoding CBS domain-containing protein; amino-acid sequence: MKISASLYSSNNSNLHSLVRELDAYQSDWFHIDCNDDVSVFEDIKKIREFSNTPIDLHIISSDPSKYYDLIIETGVEFVTIQYEPIKKWQPLPSSFKGEFGIAITTGTDISVFKQFSETASFVLFMATTPGKSGESFQDYNFRKIRSFKNLFPDKKIHVDGGINAELSFILRNMGVYAIVVGSYLLKQEFIGSAMMKLRGETESEYHVCDFMLSRDESPAIINTEYSFKSLLQIIDNYKLGFTNIIDNNDNLLGIASMADIRKALLKNWDNRHDLSLENIINPNPITVLDSDTVKNMLKKIKSLSFPVLFLPVVDSNGKLVGTVKFNNLIKGEL